CGTGGACACCGCGGCCGGCTACGAGGACGGCAACCCGCCAAACGTGAGCTTGACGGATGCCGGGCGTGTGGTAGAGTGATGGCTCCGGGAGGAGCACAACCGCGGATGAAGCGCGATCACACAGCCCGCCGCGGCCGTCCGTTCGCTGCAAGCGCCAGTGCTCCGTCCTGCTCCGTCAACAAACCAAGCACTCGGAAACTGACCGCTCTTTCCGCTCACCGAGCCGCATCCACCACTCTGCCGTCATCTGCGCCGCTGACGACCTATCCGCTCCCGTTCATATCCACACCCATCGCACCACGCTCATCCGATGCGGCGCTCGCGGCGCCCTTGGGTGCAACGACTACCAGGACCATTCGAGAAGGCCGGAGTTCCGGCCCAAGACCACGGGTACCGGGACCCAGTCCCGCTCCCAAGAACGAGGAGGAGTACGCTATGCAGCTCGACGACATCGGCATCGAATCGGTAACGGCCACCGACGACCATACGGTCGTCTTTCGGCTAAAGGAGCCCAATTTCGCCGCGGAGCGGACGATCCTCTACCATTACACCAGTAACATCATGCCGCCAGAGGTCATCGAAGAGCACGGCGACCTCTTGGATTGGCGCAACCTGGTTGGCACCGGCCCCTATGAGCTGGTCGACTGGGTCGAGGGCAGCTCCCTGAGCTACACCAAGAACCCCAACTACTGGGCGTTCGACGAGAAGTACCCGGACAATCGCCTGCCCTATATCGACGAGATCGTGTGGTTGTCGGACCTGATCGGAACCCGTACACTGCCTCTCATGGCGGGCGATCTTGACGGCGAAATGCGCGGGTTCGTCGAACGGTGGCGTGTCGCCGGTGCCAGGCTGGCGGCGCTGAGACGGTCCGAACTCCGCGATGTCGAGGTGGCCGACCACATCGATGCACTTGATGGTGCGTTCGAAGCGACGCTCGCGGGTCCGGTGCGCACCACCTCCGGGCTGGTGCAGCAGCAGGCGATGTTTGCCAGAATCCGGGATGCGCGACCTCTTTCGCCTGGCGAATGACATCCTGCCGGCGGCCTGTCTGAACACCTGCTCGGCGGAAGATCTGATGACGCTCAAAGCATTTGCTGATCGCTCGCGTGACTGGGCGGATATTGAAGGCATAGTGCTACGCATGGGCCGCCGGCTCGACTGGGCCTTGGTTGAAGCCGAGTTGCAACCGCTGTGCGAGTTGAAGGAAGCGCCGGACATTCTGACGCGATTGAGAGCGTTGCAAGCATCGCACGGAGACGGACCAGCATCGTGAGTTGACCGCCGCCGCAGGTCTTTACAGCGCGAGCACGAGCCGGAGCCCAGCCTCCACCTCGGCGAGGTTCCGTGGCCCCAGTGTTCCCGTCTGTTCCACCAGTCGCGCGCGATCGATGCAGGTCAATTGGGACACGACGACCACCGAGTCTCTGGGCAACAGCGACTCGGCCGCGTCCAGGTACACGTTGCCGGGCGCGTCAGCCAGCCTCGGATTGGTGGTGAACGGCACGCACAGCACGGAACCGATTCGGCTGCGATTGAAACTGTCGGCCTGAACGATCAGGAGCGGACGCCGAAAGCCCGGTTCGCTGCCGAAAGGGACGCCCAGATCCGCCCACCAGATCTCACCACGAGTCATCGCGAGTCAGGTTTCGGAGACTCTCCAGCCCCGCGTCCACGGCGTCCTGCGACTGCCGGGCCGGTAGATCGCCGTACACGCCGTTGAGGCGTTCGGTCACCGCCTGCTGGCGGTGGTTGACGAGGAACTGCTCGAGCGCGATGGCGAACAGCCGACTACGCGGAATCCCCAATTCTCCGGCTACCTTGTCTGCCTTTCTGAACAGGTCTTCCGGCAGCGACACCGCCGTCTTCATGTCTGCGAGTATGACCAGGGTATAACTACCGGTCAAGCTGGCGCTGGCCTTCGGGTGGCCAACTCGCGGGTGGTGCGCGGGGCGGTGATCGGCATCAAGGGCAACGCCTACTTCGAGGCGGCGCATGCGATCGGCAGCCCGTCGTGGCGGACGCTGCTGCGCCACGTGTGGCCGAGCCTGCGCGGCGGCGGCGGGGTGGCCGGCGGGGTCGGCGCCCGCGCCGCTGAGCGCGCCACCAAGGCCCTGCGAAAGCTGGAACGATCCCGCTGAACCCGGCCTGCCGGACATTTGGCTCACGAATGTGTTTTCCGACAGTCGGCTGCCCTGTCTGCGCGGATACGGTCGCGTACGCCGTCGTCAACGCCACGACAACCATCACCTCACGCACCTCACGCGAGGCGCTACCGCCCCGCAAGTGGAGCAAGAGCGACACGGCGGACCCGGTGTTGCACGTGGTCGTGTACAATGGTGATAGACGGTGGGACGCGCCGGTGACGTTCGCCGGGCTGGTGGCGAGGACGGAGGAGGACGGCGCCGCGCATCTCGGGCTGAGGTACGAGGTGCTTGATCTGGTGGCGGTGAGAGGGGATGATCTGCCACGGACGAACCTGCTACGGTGGGTGGCGGAAGTGGAGCAGAGTGTGCAGGCCCGCACTCTGCCGGAGCGGGTGAGGGAGTTGGGTGAATGGCTCGCCGAGGCTGGCGAGCCGGGGCTGACGAGAACCTTCGACCTGTGGCTCGGCGCCCTGGGGCGGAAGTGGGGCGTGGAGTTGCCATCGATCCGCGAGTACGAGGAGGCAAGCGCAGTGTTGGCCGAAAAGATTGACCGCTGGGGAGCGGAAATCCTGGAGCAGGGTATCGAGCAGGGCATTGAGCAGGGTATCCAGCAGGGCGTCGAGCGGGGTATCGAACAGGGCATCGAGCGGCAGAAGGCGTTGTTGCGCCGCCTGGCGGAGCGGCGGTTCGGCCCAGCGGCGGCGGAGCGGCTGGCGACGGAGCTTGCTGAAGTGACGGACGCGGATCGTCTCGCCGAAACCGGGGAGTGGATCGTGGACTGCGCCACGACTGCCGAATTCCTTGCGCGCATGGATCGCTGCGGCTCGTAGCCCGGCCACGCCAAAGCAGTTCGCCGACACCGCTTGCGCGGCGGCGGCTCGCTGGCCAGCGGCTCGCTGAACCGCGTTCTACCCGGAATCCGCTCGGTTTACGCCGCCTGGCTCGTTCTGCCGGCGTGCTCTCGTCACCTCCTTGCCGTGCGGGCGCCCCAAACATCCGCCTCAGGCCGTCAACCGCCGTTCACCGAGAATTGCTGGGCGACGCAGGCGACGCAACGCGTACTTGACGGTTGCCGAGCGTGTGATAAAGTGATGGGCTCCGGGAGGAGGACAAGTGCGGATGAAGCGCGATTATACAGCCCGCCGCAGCCGTCCATTCGCTGCAAGCGCCAGCGCTCCGTCCTGCTCACAAACCAAGCACCCGGTAACTGACCGTTCGCTCCGCTCACCGAGCCACGTCCACCACTCTGTCGCCGTCCGCGCCGCTAACGACGTAGCGGCTCCCGTTCATATCCACACCCATCGCACCACTCTCATCCGAGGCGGCGCTCGCAGCGCCCTTGGGTGCGACGACTACCAGGACCATTCGAGGAGGCCGGCGTTTCCGGCCCAAGAAAAGCACGGGCAACGGGACGCAGTCCCGGTCCCGAAAACAAGGAGGAGTACGTTATGACTCCACGACTCATGTTGTTGCCGCTGGCGTTCGCGCTGGTGGCTACCGTTACGTTCGCCGCCGCCGAGGGCGAGGAAGCATCCGCGGCCGAGAAGGAGATGGTGCTCGACCCGAGCACCGGCGAGATGGTGACCGCGCCCGAGTATGGCGGCACGATCAGGGCGGTCATCAACTTCAAGCCGGAGGGGATCGACCCCTATTTCCGCTACTCCGCGGGAGCCTTCATCGGGCTGGTCAACGAGAAGCTCGGCGTGGGCGACTGGGCGATCGACCGGAGCAAGGTCGGCTACACTACGCTGTTCCTGCCCGACGAGGCCCTCGTCGGACAACTGGCCGAGAGCTGGGAGAGGCCGGATCCGCTCACCGCCGTGTTCAAGATCCGCGACGGCGTGTTCTGGCACGACAAGGCGCCGGTGAACGGCCGGCAGCTCACCGCGCACGATGTCGCCTACAGTTGGCAGCGGCTCCTGTTCGGGGTGGACGGCGGCGAGCCGAGCCCGGACTGCCCGGGGGGCTTCGATATCTGCAACATAAAGTGGGAATCGGTTGCCGCTACCGACGATTCGACGGTGGTATTCAAGCTGCAGGAGCCCAGTGTCACCGCGTTCAGCCGCATGCTCGTGGCAGAGCATGGCTACATCGTCGCCCGCGAGGTGGTCGATGAGTTCGGAGACATTCAGGACTGGCGCAACGTGACCGGAACGGGCCCCTTTCAACTGACCGACGTGGTGGAGGGCAGCTCCTGGACCTACACCAAGATCGACGATTATTGGGGTTTCGACCCGAAATTCCCGGACAACCGTTTGCCCTACGCGGACACCATCGAGTTCCTGGTCGTCAACGACATGACAGCCATCACCTCACTGATGCGCTCCGGACAGGCGGACTGGATTGGATTCGGACTCAACTCCCATCTCACCAGTGTCGACTCGGCGGTCAATCTGCAGAAGACCAAACCCGACCTGGTGCTGCACCCGTATTCCTACCGGTCGGAGACCGCGTTCGGTTTCAACCTCCAGAAGGAGCCCTGGAGCGACATCCGCGTGCGCCAGGCCCTCAGCCTGGCCATCGACCACGAGTCGATCGCCGAGAATTACCAGCAGGGTTGGGGCGATGCAAGCCCGCAAGGGGCCACCGGCGCCAGGGTGCTCGGGTATGCCGTCCCGTTCGAGGAGTGGCCCGAGGAGACCCAGCAATACTATCGGTACGACCCCGAGGAAGCCGAGAGGCTGCTCGACGAGGCCGGCTATCCGCGCGGTGAAGACGGCATCCGGTTCAGCACCATCTATTCGCACTACGAGTTCTTCGACCTCGGCTACTACCAGATCGCCATGGATTACCTCCGGCAGATCGGCATCGACGTCGAGATCGAGGAAATAACTCGCGCGCAGAATAGCGAGTGGGGCATGAGCCACGGATATCCAGGCTTGCGCACCGACGTATGGGCTGCCGAGTATCCCAGTGGCCTTGCCCCGATAAACTCTTACTGGTCGAAAGCCGGCTGGAACCCCAACAACAACAACGACCCGGTATTCGACGAAATCTACGAGAAAGCGCTGGCCGCCACCACGGTAGAGGAGCAGCAGGAGTGGGCGCGGCAGGCCAACCTGCGCATCGCCGAGCAACTGTGGATGATAAGGGGGCCGGTTGCTCCCCTGTTCGGCGCCACCCAGCCGTGGATCAAGGGCTACAACGGGGAAGGCGATGTCGGCGGGATGCAACGGTCCACCGTCCTCATGTACCTGTGGGTGGACCAGGATCTGAAGCGGGAGCTGGGCTCTTAGCGAATCCGCGGGCTGCGAGGTAGCGAGGACCCCGCTCGAGGGCG
This genomic interval from Spirochaetaceae bacterium contains the following:
- a CDS encoding ABC transporter substrate-binding protein, giving the protein MKRDHTARRGRPFAASASAPSCSVNKPSTRKLTALSAHRAASTTLPSSAPLTTYPLPFISTPIAPRSSDAALAAPLGATTTRTIREGRSSGPRPRVPGPSPAPKNEEEYAMQLDDIGIESVTATDDHTVVFRLKEPNFAAERTILYHYTSNIMPPEVIEEHGDLLDWRNLVGTGPYELVDWVEGSSLSYTKNPNYWAFDEKYPDNRLPYIDEIVWLSDLIGTRTLPLMAGDLDGEMRGFVERWRVAGARLAALRRSELRDVEVADHIDALDGAFEATLAGPVRTTSGLVQQQAMFARIRDARPLSPGE
- a CDS encoding ABC transporter substrate-binding protein, which encodes MTPRLMLLPLAFALVATVTFAAAEGEEASAAEKEMVLDPSTGEMVTAPEYGGTIRAVINFKPEGIDPYFRYSAGAFIGLVNEKLGVGDWAIDRSKVGYTTLFLPDEALVGQLAESWERPDPLTAVFKIRDGVFWHDKAPVNGRQLTAHDVAYSWQRLLFGVDGGEPSPDCPGGFDICNIKWESVAATDDSTVVFKLQEPSVTAFSRMLVAEHGYIVAREVVDEFGDIQDWRNVTGTGPFQLTDVVEGSSWTYTKIDDYWGFDPKFPDNRLPYADTIEFLVVNDMTAITSLMRSGQADWIGFGLNSHLTSVDSAVNLQKTKPDLVLHPYSYRSETAFGFNLQKEPWSDIRVRQALSLAIDHESIAENYQQGWGDASPQGATGARVLGYAVPFEEWPEETQQYYRYDPEEAERLLDEAGYPRGEDGIRFSTIYSHYEFFDLGYYQIAMDYLRQIGIDVEIEEITRAQNSEWGMSHGYPGLRTDVWAAEYPSGLAPINSYWSKAGWNPNNNNDPVFDEIYEKALAATTVEEQQEWARQANLRIAEQLWMIRGPVAPLFGATQPWIKGYNGEGDVGGMQRSTVLMYLWVDQDLKRELGS
- a CDS encoding ChpI protein, with product MKTAVSLPEDLFRKADKVAGELGIPRSRLFAIALEQFLVNHRQQAVTERLNGVYGDLPARQSQDAVDAGLESLRNLTRDDSW
- a CDS encoding type II toxin-antitoxin system PemK/MazF family toxin codes for the protein MTRGEIWWADLGVPFGSEPGFRRPLLIVQADSFNRSRIGSVLCVPFTTNPRLADAPGNVYLDAAESLLPRDSVVVVSQLTCIDRARLVEQTGTLGPRNLAEVEAGLRLVLAL
- a CDS encoding Rpn family recombination-promoting nuclease/putative transposase, with product MCFPTVGCPVCADTVAYAVVNATTTITSRTSREALPPRKWSKSDTADPVLHVVVYNGDRRWDAPVTFAGLVARTEEDGAAHLGLRYEVLDLVAVRGDDLPRTNLLRWVAEVEQSVQARTLPERVRELGEWLAEAGEPGLTRTFDLWLGALGRKWGVELPSIREYEEASAVLAEKIDRWGAEILEQGIEQGIEQGIQQGVERGIEQGIERQKALLRRLAERRFGPAAAERLATELAEVTDADRLAETGEWIVDCATTAEFLARMDRCGS